The genomic DNA CTCATTGCACCGGAGATCTGTGTTACCCGCGGCAGGATTGCATCTGTGGAATCAAATGCTTCCGCCTTGAATATCTGCATGCCGCCGATCTGCAACATCGGCAGAATGGCGACCGCCATGACGATGATTCCGAGCCCGCCAAGCCATTGCAGAATAGCTCGCCAGAACAGAATGCCAGGCGGCGTCGCCTCCAGATGCGTAATCACCGTCGCGCCAGTGGTCGTCAATCCTGACATGGCTTCAAAGAAGGCGTCGGTGAAGCTCGGCACCACGCCGGACAGATAGATTGGCAGGGCCCCGAACGTTGTCAGCACAAGCCAGGCGGATACGGTCATCATGAAGGCCTGGCGCGTGCCCAGACCGCGCACGGTTCCGCGCGTCGCCAGCCACAATCCCAGTCCGAACAGGGTGGTTATCAAAGACGCTACAGAGAAGCTGCGCCAGTCCGCATTGCCGAGCGCCGCATCGACAATGGCAGGGGCCATCATGGTGACGCCCAGAATCGCGGTCAGAATGCCGATCACCAGCAGCACGGGCCGGATATCCAGCGCTGACTGGGCTGGGATCAGGGGATCTGTTGCGAAAGCCGCCCCGGCCCGGCCGTCACTCTGCAAGCCCATAATATCTGGCGTCTGCATGCGGTTACGTCTTGCGGGCGGCAATTCAGCCATATCGGATTCTGACAACCTGTGAAGGACGGAAAGCACTTTCTAGCCGGTTGAAGCTGGTTTGTCCCGCGTCATCATCACAAAGCGTATCTGGATCACACTGCATATCTGGCCGCATCTGCACCATAATGCCGGATATAACGCTCATCAATCTCGGAAACCGGCAGAATAATCAGAACGTCGGTTGTGCCGAATTGGAAATCCAGCACTGCGCCGTCGCCGATCTTCGCGCCGACACGCAAATATCCCTTTATCAGCGACGGCAAATTGCGCAGCGCCGCTTTCACCGGAACCTCGTCCCTCGGCAAGCGATTCATAGCGGTATACCGCGCCGGCAGCGCCTTCACCCTCCACTGCGGCGCCGCTGCTGCATGGTGATGCAGGAATGACAGTGCGACAGCATTGTCGTCCGGTTCTGTACCGGCAAAAGAGGCACAGCCAAACAGCACATCAATATTGTGCGCCAGGACGTAGGACCAGATACCATGCCACAGCAATTCAACCGTGCGGCTGTTGCGATAATCTGGCAATACGCAGGACCGGCCCAGCTCGAGAAATTTACGGTGGGAATGAAGCTTCAAAAGTGGCTCGATGTCATATTCGCCGGCGCTGTAGAAGCCGCCATGCGCATCGGCAACCTCCTGTCGCAGCAGGCGGTAGGTTCCCACAATTCGGGGCTGTTTGCGGCGGTTCAGATTTCCATGATCGAGCACCAGAAGGTGGTCGCAGATCCGGTCGAAACGGTCTTCATCGCGGCGCCAAAAGCGGGTTCTGGCGTCAGCAACCGCGTCCATTTCCCGGTAAAAAACCTGGTAGCGCAACGCCTGCGTCTTGCGCAATTCAACTGGCGTTGCGGCCAGCCGCACTTCCAGATTGCCGATCCGGCCGCCAATCGGCATCGGGCCCAGCACCGGGCTCACTGGCAGAGAGGACAGAAAACCGGGGCCACGCGCCCATGAGGCGGATCGCAACCGCTGCCAGGCCGATATCGGTGTGCCCAACCCCGTTCGCATCACAAGCATTACTCCCCTTGAGTCCTACCACCTGTTGGAGACGGGACCTGTTTGCAAACCCGCTGTTCGGCATATAAGCGTGATT from Pararhizobium sp. IMCC3301 includes the following:
- a CDS encoding GNAT family N-acetyltransferase, whose translation is MRTGLGTPISAWQRLRSASWARGPGFLSSLPVSPVLGPMPIGGRIGNLEVRLAATPVELRKTQALRYQVFYREMDAVADARTRFWRRDEDRFDRICDHLLVLDHGNLNRRKQPRIVGTYRLLRQEVADAHGGFYSAGEYDIEPLLKLHSHRKFLELGRSCVLPDYRNSRTVELLWHGIWSYVLAHNIDVLFGCASFAGTEPDDNAVALSFLHHHAAAAPQWRVKALPARYTAMNRLPRDEVPVKAALRNLPSLIKGYLRVGAKIGDGAVLDFQFGTTDVLIILPVSEIDERYIRHYGADAARYAV